In Gimesia benthica, a single window of DNA contains:
- a CDS encoding sugar ABC transporter ATP-binding protein, with protein MAATLTSLLRLEGITKRFGNVTALDQVNLEIQAGEIHTLLGENGAGKSTLIKILGGIYQPDAGTLWSEDEPITLPNVSAADRYQIRLIHQELSLAPNLTVAENIFLGREPSALGWLRKREMNRRAQTLIQQLGLTELRDVTATVSTLSTAHQQLVEIARALSQEARVLVLDEPTSSLSELEVEALFQTLRHLREQGVGIVYISHRMEEIMRLSDRITVLRDGKTVGTAPASEVNPQTLIRWMVGRDIKDHFPRPPHRPGAVALRVSDLSNANVKDVSFEVRYGEVLGLAGLVGAGRTELARALFGIDRIDKGTIQIDEKPVRIRSPRDALRQGLVLVPEDRKQQGLIVEQSVAFNITLPWLKEWICGCDFNYKTRDKIVERTVSRFGVRLSDAEQPVRDLSGGNQQKVLVGRWMEHPPKILILDEPTRGIDVGAREDLYRIIGELVSQGMALILISSDLDEVMNISHQIGTFRAGRLTGVSPAESVTAEEVMHQLTGGSSA; from the coding sequence ATGGCTGCCACCTTAACGTCTCTACTTCGACTGGAAGGCATCACCAAGCGCTTCGGGAACGTCACCGCCCTGGATCAGGTCAACCTGGAGATTCAGGCAGGAGAAATCCATACGCTGCTGGGCGAGAACGGTGCCGGTAAAAGTACGCTGATCAAAATTCTCGGAGGCATCTACCAACCCGATGCAGGCACTCTCTGGTCGGAAGACGAACCGATTACACTGCCCAATGTCTCTGCCGCCGACCGTTATCAGATTCGGCTGATTCACCAGGAACTCTCGCTCGCCCCCAATCTCACCGTGGCAGAAAATATCTTCCTCGGCCGCGAACCCAGCGCCTTGGGCTGGCTACGAAAACGGGAAATGAACCGTCGGGCACAAACTTTGATTCAGCAGCTCGGACTCACCGAACTCCGCGACGTCACCGCTACCGTCTCGACACTCAGCACCGCGCATCAGCAACTGGTGGAGATCGCGCGGGCACTGTCTCAGGAAGCACGCGTACTGGTACTCGACGAACCGACGTCGTCCCTCTCCGAACTGGAAGTCGAAGCACTGTTCCAGACACTCCGTCACCTGCGCGAACAGGGGGTTGGCATCGTCTATATTTCACATCGCATGGAAGAGATCATGCGACTTTCTGATCGGATCACCGTCCTGCGTGATGGGAAGACGGTCGGCACCGCTCCCGCCAGTGAGGTCAATCCCCAGACGCTGATCCGCTGGATGGTCGGTCGAGATATTAAGGATCATTTTCCGCGGCCCCCTCATCGTCCCGGCGCGGTCGCATTGCGCGTGAGTGATTTGAGTAACGCGAATGTGAAAGACGTTTCATTTGAAGTCCGTTACGGCGAGGTTCTGGGACTGGCAGGACTGGTGGGAGCCGGACGCACCGAACTCGCCCGGGCCCTGTTCGGCATCGACCGGATCGATAAAGGCACGATTCAGATCGACGAGAAACCGGTCCGGATCCGCAGTCCCCGCGATGCTCTAAGACAGGGGCTGGTGCTGGTTCCTGAAGATCGCAAACAGCAGGGATTGATCGTCGAGCAGAGTGTGGCTTTCAATATCACGCTCCCCTGGCTGAAAGAATGGATTTGCGGCTGCGACTTTAATTACAAAACACGAGACAAAATAGTCGAACGGACCGTTTCGCGGTTCGGCGTCAGACTCTCCGATGCCGAACAACCGGTCCGCGATCTTTCGGGAGGCAATCAGCAGAAAGTGCTCGTCGGACGCTGGATGGAACATCCACCAAAAATTCTGATTCTCGACGAACCGACGCGCGGCATCGATGTTGGCGCGCGGGAAGACCTGTATCGAATTATCGGAGAACTGGTCAGCCAGGGGATGGCATTGATCCTGATCTCTTCGGACCTGGATGAAGTCATGAATATCTCACACCAGATCGGGACGTTCCGCGCAGGCCGCCTGACGGGCGTCTCACCGGCAGAGTCGGTCACCGCGGAAGAAGTGATGCATCAATTAACGGGAGGTAGCAGCGCGTGA
- a CDS encoding sugar ABC transporter substrate-binding protein codes for MNKALRFLISSSLLLLFVPLLSGCNDSSAPGTGSDPAQTEGNTAPPGRLFGASFQTLNNPFFVDLGNGLQKELAAHGDELIILDAQFNSLKQKNDLSDLILKDVAGIFVNPVNWEGLKGSLLEAQRKNVPIIIVDAPVKESDEELIVCTVASDNVRAGQLAAEALAKVNPKAKLVVLHLSVNKACIDRVAGFKETLQKYPEMEILDVQEAKGTTEGARPVMRDLIGRYPDLNAVFAINDPNALGVISALDSANKLDDVTIVTVDGSQAGIKAIQAGKLHSTSAQFPKEIGKIAAEKMLAHLNGEPVEKDVKVRVELITAENAEQHLEAD; via the coding sequence ATGAACAAGGCGCTACGGTTTCTGATCTCGTCTTCACTGTTGCTGCTCTTCGTGCCACTTCTCAGCGGCTGTAATGACAGTTCCGCTCCTGGAACTGGTTCCGACCCCGCGCAGACAGAGGGCAACACTGCCCCTCCGGGTCGACTGTTTGGTGCTTCTTTTCAGACATTGAACAATCCCTTCTTCGTCGATCTGGGCAATGGACTGCAGAAAGAACTCGCTGCGCACGGCGATGAGCTGATCATCCTCGACGCGCAGTTCAATTCACTGAAACAGAAAAACGATCTCTCCGATCTGATTCTCAAAGACGTCGCCGGCATCTTTGTCAATCCGGTCAACTGGGAAGGCCTCAAGGGATCACTGCTGGAAGCGCAGCGTAAAAACGTGCCCATCATCATCGTCGATGCCCCGGTTAAGGAATCGGATGAAGAACTGATTGTCTGCACCGTCGCTTCCGATAATGTCCGCGCGGGACAACTCGCTGCCGAGGCCCTGGCCAAAGTGAACCCCAAAGCGAAACTGGTCGTATTGCACCTCTCGGTCAATAAAGCCTGCATCGACCGGGTCGCCGGTTTTAAAGAGACGCTGCAGAAATATCCCGAGATGGAGATCCTCGACGTCCAGGAAGCCAAAGGAACGACCGAAGGAGCCCGCCCCGTGATGCGTGACCTCATCGGCCGCTATCCCGATCTGAACGCGGTCTTCGCCATCAATGATCCGAATGCCCTGGGTGTGATATCGGCTCTCGACTCAGCTAACAAGCTGGACGACGTGACCATCGTCACCGTCGATGGTTCGCAGGCGGGGATCAAAGCGATCCAGGCCGGAAAGCTGCATTCGACTTCGGCTCAGTTCCCCAAAGAGATCGGCAAGATCGCAGCGGAGAAAATGCTCGCCCATCTCAATGGAGAACCGGTTGAGAAAGACGTGAAAGTCCGCGTCGAACTGATCACAGCTGAGAATGCGGAGCAGCACCTGGAGGCAGACTGA
- a CDS encoding polysaccharide biosynthesis protein, with the protein MDSRPISNWLKRFTISRRQLFWMVVFLPIFCVIYYLAFWLRYEGSLNVDGVLGENGFRMFRATVLWAVGLKTLTFWGSGVYKIRSRYITTRDVVNLAKAVTISSIGLALVDYLFFPKVMLPRSVFLIDWGSTILVVCGICAGIRMVRDSGRKFRQQGNCKPTFIIGANEAGAALLRMIERDKNSCLRVVGFLDDYSSRIGTRINGVPVLGSLAQMCVLAEDYGVSEVLLPADEIPGKTVRQLMEAGNSADISVQVLPSYQQLLSGKVEMKPRPVCIEDLLGREPVQLDMQNIRDWMDDRVLMVTGSAGSIGSEICRQLLQFSPRRLILVDRSENSQFYLERELIKLGYAGRFDVVIADINDSKRIRAVMREYQPDILFHAAAYKHVPLMEGNPGEAVKNIALATKHLADLAEEFNVGSFVMISSDKAVNPTNVMGANKRIAELYVQSLAAHSRCHFVTVRFGNVLGSAGSVVPIFTQQIQNGGPVTVTDERMQRYFMTIPEASQLVIQAGAMGRGGEIFVLDMGEPVRIVDLATDLVQLSGLKVGEDIEIQFTGLRPGEKLYEELHVDGEKHLPTRHPKIMVAEKVSVSEQFIHDSFARLEAITEQPSPVILAEIQRILPEFQSSISQPAETPLRRAA; encoded by the coding sequence TTGGACTCCAGGCCGATATCAAACTGGTTGAAACGCTTCACCATCTCACGGCGGCAGCTGTTCTGGATGGTTGTCTTTCTACCTATATTCTGCGTGATCTACTATCTGGCGTTCTGGCTGCGCTATGAAGGCTCTCTCAACGTCGATGGCGTACTGGGAGAAAACGGCTTTCGCATGTTTCGCGCAACAGTCCTCTGGGCCGTTGGTCTGAAAACGCTCACCTTCTGGGGGAGCGGCGTTTATAAAATCCGCAGTCGCTACATCACTACCCGCGATGTAGTCAACCTGGCCAAAGCAGTCACCATCAGCTCAATCGGACTGGCACTGGTCGATTACCTCTTCTTTCCCAAAGTCATGCTGCCCCGTTCCGTCTTTCTGATTGACTGGGGCTCCACGATCCTGGTGGTCTGTGGCATCTGTGCCGGGATTCGCATGGTTCGCGACAGTGGCCGCAAATTTCGCCAGCAGGGGAATTGCAAACCTACATTCATTATCGGTGCCAATGAAGCCGGCGCCGCGCTCCTGCGGATGATCGAACGCGATAAAAATTCCTGCCTGCGAGTCGTCGGTTTCCTGGACGACTATTCCAGTCGGATCGGTACTCGCATCAACGGAGTCCCGGTGCTCGGTTCGCTCGCCCAGATGTGCGTCCTCGCAGAAGACTACGGCGTCTCGGAAGTCCTGCTACCGGCCGATGAGATTCCGGGCAAGACGGTCCGCCAGTTAATGGAAGCCGGCAACTCGGCCGACATTTCGGTTCAGGTACTTCCCAGTTATCAGCAGTTGCTCTCGGGTAAAGTGGAGATGAAACCACGGCCCGTCTGTATTGAAGACCTGCTGGGGCGTGAGCCCGTACAGCTCGATATGCAGAACATTCGCGACTGGATGGATGACCGCGTACTCATGGTCACCGGCAGTGCCGGCAGCATCGGTTCGGAAATCTGTCGTCAGCTCCTGCAGTTCTCTCCCCGCAGACTGATCCTGGTCGACCGGTCCGAGAACAGCCAGTTCTACCTCGAACGGGAACTGATCAAACTGGGATACGCGGGTCGCTTCGACGTCGTGATCGCCGACATCAACGATTCTAAACGCATTCGCGCCGTCATGCGGGAATACCAGCCCGACATTCTGTTCCACGCCGCTGCCTACAAACACGTCCCTCTGATGGAGGGCAACCCGGGCGAAGCGGTCAAGAACATCGCGCTGGCTACCAAACACCTCGCCGACCTGGCAGAAGAATTCAACGTCGGCTCGTTCGTGATGATTTCCTCGGACAAAGCCGTCAACCCGACCAACGTCATGGGCGCCAACAAGCGGATTGCCGAGTTGTATGTGCAGTCGCTCGCCGCTCATTCCCGCTGTCACTTTGTGACGGTTCGCTTCGGCAACGTTCTGGGTTCCGCCGGCAGTGTGGTGCCGATCTTCACACAGCAGATCCAGAACGGCGGCCCGGTGACGGTTACCGACGAACGGATGCAGCGTTACTTCATGACGATTCCCGAAGCCTCGCAGCTGGTGATTCAGGCTGGTGCGATGGGGCGGGGCGGGGAAATTTTCGTTCTCGACATGGGTGAACCCGTGCGGATCGTTGATCTCGCAACCGACCTGGTTCAACTCTCCGGCCTTAAGGTGGGTGAAGATATCGAAATCCAGTTCACCGGTCTGCGGCCCGGCGAGAAGCTCTATGAAGAACTGCACGTTGACGGCGAAAAACATCTGCCAACCCGGCATCCCAAAATCATGGTCGCCGAAAAAGTCTCGGTCAGCGAACAGTTCATCCATGACTCGTTCGCGCGACTGGAAGCGATCACCGAACAACCTTCTCCGGTGATCCTCGCAGAAATTCAGCGGATCCTCCCCGAATTTCAGTCCAGCATTTCTCAACCTGCTGAGACACCTCTCCGCCGCGCTGCTTAA